The genomic region GCACGACCAACTTGGATTCTTGTTTAGGTTTAGCCGCAATTTTTAACTCAAGTGTACCCTTGGTTGACTCAGTCTTAGAATTTTTTGCCACCTTCATTTTTTCTTTGCTTGCTCCGGTTGGTTTTTTCACTTTCGGTACCGGCACAACAGGGGAGGGAGGTTCTTCAGCATGCAACAATTGAGCTAAATTAACTTCACCAGGTTGCGCCTGGAGTTGGCTTAAATAAACAATTTGCCCTTTCGCTGGCATGTTCATCTTAAATTCGTTTTTTGCAATTTCTTCAATGTGGGTCAGGTTTTTCAATTTTTGAACTTCAAAAGTAAGCATTTTGTTTTTTTGAACGAGTTCTTCTTTCAGTTCAATTTGTCGATTGATACTGTAGCCAAGATTAACCAACTGAATATTAAACCAGGTACGTAGCAAGGCAATGGCAACCGTAAACAAAAACACCACCGCTACAAAACCTAAAAATCTGGTTCGAACGCGGGCAAACTTAGATATTTTAGTTTGATTACGAACAGTGCGGGGCCGATAACGTGCACCCGTGACGGCAAGAGGCATATTAATCACCTATCTTTTCAAACACTCTTAGCTTGGCACTTCGACAACGCGGGTTGTGTTTTACTTCTTCAAAACTCGGGGTTAAGGGCTTTTTGTGGATCTTTTTGAAAGCTTCGCGATTTTTCCCAAACTGTTTTACCCTGCGATCTTCTAAAGAATGAAAACTTAAAACAGCTAATCTTCCGCCTTTTTGTAAAAAGGGCATGGGGGCTGCTAAAAATTTTTCTAAAATTTGCAGTTCTCGATTCACCTCAATCCGCAAGGCCTGAAAGGTGCGCGTTGCGGGATGAATTCTACCGCGCTTCAACCACGGCATGGCCTTAATGACTAACGTTGCTAATTGCTTGGTTGTGGTAATTGGATTTTTCCTTCTTTCAAAAAGAATCCGCTCGGCTATTTTGGGCGCTGCTGTTTCTTCACCATAATCTCGCAACACTTGAACCAAGCGCGCCTCCGAATAATGATTAACTATTTCGGCTGCTGTTAATTCATCTTCGCAGTTCATTCGCATATCCAACGGAGCATCCTCCAAAAAACTAAAGCCACGACTAGCATCATCGATCTGCAAACTACTTACTCCCAAATCCAACAAAATAGCCGAAGCAGCAGGGCTTCCCGAAGACCGCCAGCGCTCTTCCATGCGATCGTAGGTCGAATGATAAAAGAGCGTCTGGCTCTCCCAGGCCTTCAGGTTGACTTTTGCCCGCTCCAAAGCTGCTTCATCTCGATCCAAAGCAAGCATTCGCCCACTCGGGGCAATGACTTTTAAAATCTCCCCTGCATGACCACCTAAACCCACGGTTCCATCGATGACCACCATGCCGGGCTTCAACTGCAGGTGGGTTAATACCTCCTGCACCATCACCGGTTGGTGAATAAATTCGCCCTGCTCAATGCCAGGTTTGATTGTCATCGTTCTTGTAGTCAAAACTCATAACCGCATCGTCAACCGAATCATAAATCTTCAAAACTTGATCGGCGCCCACAAACTTAAAGATCTCCCAGGTGTAAGTGCTCATGTGGGCACACTTGATATCGCCACTCAGTTTTCGGATTTTTAAAGTTTGATCGAGCAAGGCAGCCAGCGATTTATAATTTACATGTTCCACCAGCTCAAAGTTAAGCACGACCTTGTTCATGCTTACTTCAAGCAGATCGTGAATCATGTTGCCAACAATGTTAAGGCTCAGGTCATCAATCTCTCCTAATAAATTGATGACCGCCACATCTTGCACCTGTCGCAAAGAAAACATGTTTGACTCCCCGATTTTAAATTCCTAAGTCAGGCAATCCGCCGTTTGATTCTGAAATTTTTTCTTGGGCGGTCTTAAACACTTGTTCCCATTTTTCTTTGGCCCAAATTTCAATCTTGCGAGTCATGCCCACAAAAACTACTTCTCGTTTAAAAAAGGCATAATCCCTTAAACTGGGGGGGACGATGATCCTGCCTTGCCGATCGATAGGGCATTCCATGGCGCCTGAAACAAACACGCGCTGCAGTGCCTTCACCTCAGTTTTAAATTGGGGCAAGGCAGCTACTTTTTCTTCGATTTTGGTCCACTCTTTGGTGGGGTAGGCCCATAGACAATCATCAAAGGTGGTCACGATGAGTTTTTCATCATCTTGGGTAGAAAGAATCTCTCGAAACTTAGCCGGTACCGAGACCCTACCTTTTTCATCAATATTAGCTTCGAATCGACCGCGAAACATCGTCATAGTTTACCACTTTAAACCATCTTTTGCCATTTTTTGGTATTTTAGACCACGAGGCTTGTACAAGTCAACGGAGAAATTTAAAAAATCTTCTCAGATTTTAGGGAGTTAGCCTTATCCACTCATTTATACACTCTGTGGATAAGTGAACTGTGGATAAATTAGGGGATGACCTTGTTTAAAGGATATTCAACAATCCCTTGGGCTCCCGCGCGTTTCAGGGCCGGGATAATATCTCGCACAATTTTTTCATCCACAATGACTTCCACACTTACCCACCCTTTTTGGCTTAAGTGTGAAATCGTTGGGGCATTGATGGCCGGAAGCAGTTTGGAAACACTTTCTAAATTTTTTTCTAAAACATTCATTTTAAGCCCTACTTTGGCCTCCGCCAAAATAGACCCTTTGAGCAATATCGCAATGTTTTCAAGTTTTTCGCGCTTCCAAGGGTCTTTCCACGCATTTTTATTGGCAATCAGCACGGTCACCGATTCTAAAATAGATTCTACAATCCGCAAATTATTGGCCCGTAAACTCGAACCGGTTTCGGTCAATTCTACAATCGCATCGGCCAACACCGGCGGCTTCACCTCGGTTGCACCCCAAGAGAATTCGACATCAGCGGTGACCCCCTGCTTTTTAAGATAGCGCTTGGTGTAATTAACCAATTCCGTGGCAATCCGTTTGCCTTGCAAATCTTTCACCCCTTTGACGGGAGAATCATTAGGCACGGCGATCACCCAACGCACCGGGTTTAAAGTTGCCTTCGAATAACGCAGTTCACTAACCTCGTGCACATTGGCATCATTTTCCATCACCCAATCTCGGCCACACAGCCCAGCATCCAACACCCCTTGCTGCACATAGCGAGCCATTTCCTGAGAACGGATGAGCAATGACGAAATTTCTGGATCATCAAACTTGGGCACATAGGACCTGCTCCCCAAGGTAATGCGATACCCCGCCTTTTTAAACAAATTCACGGTCGACTCTTCTAAACTCCCCTTAGGCACACCCAAACGTAATTCTTTTTTCTGACTCATGATAATCACTCCAAAAAATAAAAATTTGAGAAATTTCCATATTCTTTTTTCGACTGGACTGCAACTGGCTAATTTATTAAGGAAAAGATCCCTTGTTACGAACCAAAAATCTCCCCATCACTCTAATTTATATTTTATATTGCTTTAGCTTGGCTTTCTATTTTGGCTTAAGCACCCAATTCGAAAAAACTTGGGGTTTGTGGGGTGTTGCCATAGGGCAGGGAGTCATCTTTGCACTTATTCCCTTTCTTTTTGTAAAACTCTTTTCAACCACTTCCCTCCGTTATGTTTTCCCGCTTACTAAACCCCGTTATCAGGATTTATTACTCGTTATCTTATTGAGTGCTTTGGTGATCGTTTTGGCTAACTTTGTGCTTAACTTGCAAAATCAATATTGGCCATTGCCTAAACCCGAAGTGCAATATTATCAAAACCTCATTCGTCATAAGAACTGGTTTGTGTTAAGTAAAAAACTACTGTTACTAGCGTTCGTCCCAGCTTTTTGTGAAGAAATTTTTTTTCGGGGACTGATTCAATTTAGTTTGGCCAAAAGATTTTCAAATATGGTAACGATTGGTTTATCAGGTTTACTATTTGCCATTGCCCATTTTGATATTTATTATTTTGGCTATTTTCTTTTATTAGGGATTTTTTTCGCGTATTTACGGCATTATTATCGTAGTGTCACTCACCCTATGCTTGCCCACTTACTCAATAATCTTTATAGCTTGATATGAAAAAATCTTTTTTAGTCGCCCTTACTCTATTTATTATTTTAGATATGATCTTCGTGTTGGGATGGTTTGGAGTGAGTGGGCGAGTTTTATTAAAAGGGGGAACCTGCGAGGCCAGTTACCCCCGTTACATTATCAAGCCTTTTCTAAAAGATTTTGTGCAATGCAGCTACCGCAAACCCTGCGGAACACCTAGCCAAGACATGCTCGTTTATAATGCCCAGGCCGAACTTTTCACCTGCCTCTGCCAGAATAAAGAAAATAACCGAGCCCTCATCACCCAACTCTATAACCAAGAATTTCACCCCAATCTACCCTCAACCAAAACCGTTGATTTTATCTGCTCCGAAGCGATAAAAAAGGTTTACACAGAATAAAGGCAAAAATAATTTCATAGTCGAGCCTATCACTTAACCCTCGCTCCAACGCATGCGCCTCAGGACAGGCTCCAGCGGCGGGCCCCTCTGTCATTGCGAGGCCAGCCAGCCGAAGCAATCTCTTCTGTCTGACCGGTGGGATTGCTGAGTTTATCCTG from Deltaproteobacteria bacterium harbors:
- a CDS encoding cell division protein FtsL; its protein translation is MPLAVTGARYRPRTVRNQTKISKFARVRTRFLGFVAVVFLFTVAIALLRTWFNIQLVNLGYSINRQIELKEELVQKNKMLTFEVQKLKNLTHIEEIAKNEFKMNMPAKGQIVYLSQLQAQPGEVNLAQLLHAEEPPSPVVPVPKVKKPTGASKEKMKVAKNSKTESTKGTLELKIAAKPKQESKLVVPATILKKRM
- the rsmH gene encoding 16S rRNA (cytosine(1402)-N(4))-methyltransferase RsmH, encoding MTIKPGIEQGEFIHQPVMVQEVLTHLQLKPGMVVIDGTVGLGGHAGEILKVIAPSGRMLALDRDEAALERAKVNLKAWESQTLFYHSTYDRMEERWRSSGSPAASAILLDLGVSSLQIDDASRGFSFLEDAPLDMRMNCEDELTAAEIVNHYSEARLVQVLRDYGEETAAPKIAERILFERRKNPITTTKQLATLVIKAMPWLKRGRIHPATRTFQALRIEVNRELQILEKFLAAPMPFLQKGGRLAVLSFHSLEDRRVKQFGKNREAFKKIHKKPLTPSFEEVKHNPRCRSAKLRVFEKIGD
- a CDS encoding STAS domain-containing protein, producing the protein MFSLRQVQDVAVINLLGEIDDLSLNIVGNMIHDLLEVSMNKVVLNFELVEHVNYKSLAALLDQTLKIRKLSGDIKCAHMSTYTWEIFKFVGADQVLKIYDSVDDAVMSFDYKNDDNQTWH
- the mraZ gene encoding division/cell wall cluster transcriptional repressor MraZ, with the translated sequence MTMFRGRFEANIDEKGRVSVPAKFREILSTQDDEKLIVTTFDDCLWAYPTKEWTKIEEKVAALPQFKTEVKALQRVFVSGAMECPIDRQGRIIVPPSLRDYAFFKREVVFVGMTRKIEIWAKEKWEQVFKTAQEKISESNGGLPDLGI
- a CDS encoding ATP phosphoribosyltransferase, which codes for MSQKKELRLGVPKGSLEESTVNLFKKAGYRITLGSRSYVPKFDDPEISSLLIRSQEMARYVQQGVLDAGLCGRDWVMENDANVHEVSELRYSKATLNPVRWVIAVPNDSPVKGVKDLQGKRIATELVNYTKRYLKKQGVTADVEFSWGATEVKPPVLADAIVELTETGSSLRANNLRIVESILESVTVLIANKNAWKDPWKREKLENIAILLKGSILAEAKVGLKMNVLEKNLESVSKLLPAINAPTISHLSQKGWVSVEVIVDEKIVRDIIPALKRAGAQGIVEYPLNKVIP
- a CDS encoding CPBP family intramembrane metalloprotease, which produces MLRTKNLPITLIYILYCFSLAFYFGLSTQFEKTWGLWGVAIGQGVIFALIPFLFVKLFSTTSLRYVFPLTKPRYQDLLLVILLSALVIVLANFVLNLQNQYWPLPKPEVQYYQNLIRHKNWFVLSKKLLLLAFVPAFCEEIFFRGLIQFSLAKRFSNMVTIGLSGLLFAIAHFDIYYFGYFLLLGIFFAYLRHYYRSVTHPMLAHLLNNLYSLI